The nucleotide window TGAGGCTTTCTGTGCTATAGCCTGTAATTTGCTGTCTCTAGGGAGTAGTATCCTTAGCGCAGTATTGGTAGAAGTAAAGAGGAAGCACACCACTATGTGTCAGTGATTAAGGCAGTGCCTGTTAAGAGCTGGACTTACCTGTTTGAGAACTGTGCATTTTAGGAGACAGTCTCTCCCATTTTTTTAATCCACCTCTGGTAATCCAGAATGCTTTCCTTCTCGTGATCCTTTTGAGGAATTCGGGTGACTGTAACAATGTTTTGGAAGTATGGAGGTGTGTGTATAACCATCTTCAGCCAGAGAAGTGAATAAGTAACTTGTTTGCCCTGTTACTTATTCGCTGGTGTGTTGCTTCTCTAAGACTGGTCAGTTTTGCAGAAAATCAGTGAATATTGGGTGCGCTTTGAACAGTTCTACTAAACTGAGCTTCTGAAGCAATACTTACTTCTTAGGCTGAGCTGGCCTGGAAGAAATACCTGAGAGAGGACATTGTGTCTCACAGCTTCATTGCCTGAAGGGTTTCTTGTAAATTGATCTCAGCATTCACGTGCCTAAATGCTGCTGATTTTAGGCAAATAAATGCATGCCTCCTGCTCTTATTTTTGAGATATTTTGTATCTAGGTAGAAGTTAGCCTCTCCTGAAAACCAAATATGACATCAATACTTATACAGTAAGTGGTGAAAGCTTTCACTATTTTGATCCAATAAATCTTCCCCAGGACAGAAGAATAATAACTAACTGTCTGCTCTATCTTCTACGAACAGTTGAATATGTGATGAGATACTCTGTATGCAAGAGCATTATTCGGAATAAAAAATGTAGTGCATTAAACAAATTTTGCAcgatttttcaaaatgaaacatttgCATTCAGAGAACTTGACTCTGTTGACTGGACATCTGTTTTTGAACAATACTGATGTTTTAGagaacaaaatgaaattaagagTTAGGcaattttgttgtatttttacCTTGTGTGTTTCAACCACTTGTTTGAGGACAGATTTCTACATTGCTGTTTTGATTTTCTAATCTAACTGTTGGATTTTGCTCTGCAGATTTGGATGTGGCTGCTAATTATCAGCTCCCTCTGGCAGTTTGCTGACCAGCCATGTTGTAATCAAGGGAAATTTCAGGATTGTCAGAGCTTGGTTGAATAAAATTAACTTGCTGGTTGACTTAATAAGGATATTAACTATTGGCTGACTAGCTGGGAAAATGAATTGTCAGTCGTCTTTTTCTTGCATTAGTTGCCAGGATTTTTGTTGTGCCAAGACACCAgaatttttacctttctaaagATTGCAGGAGTGGTATAGttaacaaccaaacaaacattTTAGGTTCTGGTTTTTAATGTAGGATGGCCAGGTCCGGACAAATACCCAAAAATATGTCCAGGGAAAATTATGTGTACTCAAACTCCATAGAGCTTCATAgataaatgaggaaaaaaagcctcagatgcctgctaatttttttctgcaaaggtTCAGTCTCTTTCATATGTCTCTGCTCATAGATACTCTCTTTTTAAGTGTAATGAAGAGATTAGTTGCACagccaggaaataaaaaagctttCGTATTTTTCTGAAGTTCATAATACTCTATGTTAATGGTTGCAAACTTTATCTTCCTTGTGTTTAACTTTTTAATTTGGTGAGTTTAAAGAACAGAAACTTTGAAATGCCATATCTAGTAAAGATTAAAAGTGACTTAGAGGGACACAAAGAAGTCACTGTATGTCTGAAATAGTGAACTTCTGATTGCATTTGTACAAGGAACAGCATCTGGGCATGAACCTATGTGTTAGATTAATACCTGATAACAGTGCTGTATTAAAATCTCTCATTATTACAATATCAGCAGCCTTTCTCCACTGTTTCTCAAGTTCCTTTGTACTCCTTATCCCGTATTTTCTTGGTGAAAGCTGTAAGTGTCATTAATATGAAAAACTGCTCTAAGAAGCAGTGTGTGGGCAATGCTTTGTATAGCCATGCCTGAACATTCTACCTTTAGCAGTAAGAATAAAGCCTTCTCCCTGTGACTTTTGCTAGGAGGTGTGATTTGATTAATTATACTTTTCCAGTCACAAAGATAAGCTAGCTAGGGCTGCCTGAATTGTGCTGTATTACCTGAAGGATTTTCCTTTATAGTGCTTGCAAATCTTTTCTGCAAGCTGATATATGTGTTGCGTCAGATTTATGAGCAGggtgaaaaaaccaaaaaagctaTGACATCTGGgcttgattttttaatttttttttttattaagtcTGTTATTGACTAAAAACATGTTAAGATGGGGGCACAATCAGTGTTTGCCAATATTATTTAGCGTAGATGAAAACTCAGTTACATGCTTTCATAACATATGGGCCCAGAGCACTTCATGTTTTTAATAATCACATTATTAATGAAGCTTAAGACTTTAGAGAAATAGAAAATTCCTTGCTAAAAAAAGTATATCAAAGTGGTAGGGAAGAGGGAAACTGCAAAAACATATTGCTGTCTAACAAGtgtctgtctttttctttcctccataATCTCCTGTAGCAATGGGGCAAGGACTTGGCAAAACTGCCTGGCCCAAACCTGCAGGAGCATATCAGACTGTTACAGGTGGAAGATATGGAAGAAGACATTCCTATGTTGGGTTTAGACCATTTTTGAATAATCATGACAGAGATGGACATCAACAGAATGAAGACTGCAAACAATTAGAAATGGAAGATGTTCAGAAAGAGAATACTTTATGTATGTATATTCTTTGTGTATTTACCACTTAGGTGCAAACTGGGATGCTTGGGGGTAGAGGAGGAAGGTGCACTGAGAGCCATGTAAATGGCTCATGTTATTGAGCCACAAATAACACGTAAAGTACATTCTGTATGTCTTTAATTTGCCTTTATActaaatttcattttatgaaGTATAGATAATCTAATCTAATAAATCCATACTAGGCTGTGTAGTTTTGCCTGAAGAGCATTCATAATGACTTAATGCATTCTAACAAACTAGATAACAATAACCTTGTataattcaaattattttgtcttcaaattaaaattcacattttgaAGAGAATACCTATTCTAACCTTCTGTTTGGAACTAGGCTGTGAAATATTTGATGCATCATGACCCAGGTTGTTCTGTCTTTGTCAGCCatagtaaaaattattttaagcctATAGAACATCTTTGAAAgtcctttttttatttgtttgtacCAGTTAAGCCACTTCCCTTTTTTGTTTAATGAATATTGGATGTTAGTATTTATCAAAATGCCTTCTGTGACATTAGCATCTGAATAATAATTTAATAGAGGAATACAGAATGGCTTCTTGGATTAGAAATATGGTCCCATATCTTTGGCTGAGGTCTTCagcttaaaaaaccccatttgATACAGCCTTAGATCTTCCAAAGTGCCTGGGAGTAAAGGACTTGGGCATACTGCTCAACACTGGCTGAATATGGGCCgtctgtgtgcccaggtggccaaagGCACCTGGCCGTTGTCAACAATAGTGTGgcaccagggcagtgactgtcctccctgtgctgggcactggtgaaTCCACACcttgtccagttctgggcccctcaatttaggaaggacattgaggggctggagtgtgtccagaggagggagcagagctggggaagggtttggagcacaagtctggtgAGGAGTAACTGAGGGAGCTGTGGGTGCTccgcctggagaaaaggagcggGGTCCTTCTTGCTCTGTACAATTGCTGAGAAGGAGGCTGGAGTGAGGAGTGTGAGGGTCTTTCTTCCCAATAACAAGTGATAGAACAAGATAAAATGTCCTCAgattgcaccaggggaggtttaattGGCTGTTAGGGAAAATATCTTCACCAGAGGGGTTGTCAatcattggaacaggctgcccagaaaaGTGGTGGAGTCGCCAGTTCTTAGAGGTCCTTAAAATGTGTATCCATGGTCtaatggtggacttggcagtgttagatTTATGGTTGCTCTTGatatcttagaggtctttttcaacataagtgattctatggttctacaaggtagcttttttttttctccttcccttagAGACTATTTTGAAACTGCTTTCTTAttctaattttgtttttctttttaaatgataaTGGCTTAGTGCTTTGTTCTTGTAATCTGTTGTGATGTAGATAATATTTGggtggtttttaattttttctaattGAAGTGTGTTTACTGTTGTCCATGCTTCATACATTTTCTATGCTTTCATCTAGTTGAAGGTTTATTTCCTTTAAGGTAGTGTTGATGTTTGTGGAGATCTTCCTACTTTCTCTCTATAACACTACCATATTTCTTGTTACAGTTACACAGACAGCAGCATGCAGTTATTTTATGGGTCATTAGATACATGCGGTTTAAGGGTGTATTATCTCCCTCTTTTTAATACAGTTGCTTTGTATGTAAATTAGTCTAATAACAAAACACCTTTCCTTTACATTTGTTCATGTGTTTATTACCAAACAGATGAAGtcacctcagccactccttgtgTGGCTTATCCCTGCTGGttcttcaccatcttcatggccctcctctaGACACTCTCTAGTATCTTTATATCTTACATGGTGGTACataaaactgcccccagcactcgaggagATGCCGCCTCAGCTTAGAGCacagtgggacaatcccctccctggtctggctggtgatgctgtgcctgatggccctcaggacagggttggccctcctggctgccagggcactgctgacttatgttcaacttgccattgaccaggacACCCATGTTGCTTTCCatggtgctgctctccagcagctcaTCAGCATCTTCCAATTtagtgtcatcagcaaacttacTTAGTGTACCTTTGAGTCCTCTGTCTAGGTTGTTTATGAAGATTTGAAGAGCATTGGGCCTGAAGTGGAGCCCAGtagaaccccactagtgacaaGTCACCAGTGTGATTTCACTCCATTCCCTGTCACCCTTGGTGCCTGACctgtgagccagttgctcacccattacatgatgtgtttatccagctgtgggcagttttgtccagaaggatcctaTAAGAGGCagtatcaaaagctttgctAAAATCCATGAAGATTACATGAACTGGTTCCCTTGATCCAGTAGGTGGAATACCTTCTTGTAAAAGGAAATTAGGTTTGACAAATAGGACTTTCCTCTCATGAAaccctgctggctgtgaccaatgGCTGCGTTGTCCTTCAGGTTTTTCGCCACACCAGAACAGTCATCTCTAATTTTACTAGTAACTGAAGTGCACTGACAGGCCTGCATTTCCAGGGTCATCCTTGCCCTCCTTGAAAACTGGGACAGCATTAGCCAGTGTCCAGTCAGCTGGGACCTCTGTGGATTCTCAGAATTGTTCAAAAATCATTGAGAGAGGCCTTGCTATGACATCAGCTGGCTTGTTGACTACTCTCTGATGAATCCCATCAGGCCCCTTAAATTTACACGGattcagcaggagcagcagatcTCATACAAGTTCAGGGCTGACTGGGAGTTGACCATTCTCATGGTCATCGTcctccagctcagggcactggGACCTCCTTGGAGATCAACACTCTCTTCATCAGTCTTGAAGATGGGCAAAGAAATCATTTAACATCTCTGCCTTGTCTCTTTCCCTGTCTGTGAGGTGACCATCCTTTTCCTGTAATGGGCTGATGTTATTTCTGCACTGCCTTTGCACTGACATACTAAAAAAGCTCTTTTTATTGTCCCCCACATTTCTGACCTGCTTCAACCCCAGTTGAGTTTTGGCCACATGaattttctccctacagtggcagCAGCATGTCTGTATTCCTCCCATGTCACCTGACTTTGCTTCCACAGGCCATACACCTTCTTTTCTTGCTTTAGCTCCTAAAGAAGATCTCTGATCATCCAAGTTGGCCTTCTGCCTCACTTGCTTGACTTCCCAACGTTTTTGGAATTGCCTATTCCTGTGCCCTTGGGACGTCGTTCTTAAAAAGCGACCAGCGCTGACCCCAGCAACCTTCCAAAGCATTTTCCCTGGATCAGACTAACTAGTGCCCTAAGCAGCCTGAGGTCTGTTCTTCTCATGTCCAGAGTTTCCTTCTGTCACCAGAGACTTTAAACTTGATCACTTCATACTCACTGTGGCCAAGACTGTCACCAGTCTCCACTTGGCTCATGAGACCCTCTGTTATCAAGCAATAAATCAAGGAGGGCACTTATCCTAGTTGGCCCATTTAGTACCTCTGCCATGAAGTTATCATCCAGGTGCTTTAGGAATTTAAGAAACTGTGGAAGGTGGGTAGAAGGAGATATTAttggaaatattaaaaatattactggATTTGTTCCTTGGTAACTTACTGTGTGTGACTCTGCTTGGGCAAGAGGAGTGGAcaggatgatctccagagggcCCTGCCAGCCAGCCTCAGCTCTTAGCAATTTTGTGGAGGAGCTTCAAGATTCTAATTAGTTAGATATAGTATTTTTTCCTGGAAGCCAGACTCCTGGTGCTGATGGGCATAGCTCTCATAAGATTCCAGTGCCAGGAATTCACCAACCTAGTCATGGAGTAACAATTTAGATGAGATTTTGGACAAAATAGTCTGGGCTATTTCCTTGGTTAGGAgtttaaaaattacttgaaCAAGGGATTGATTTTGTAGTAGCAGCAATATACGTGTTTTTACCTTCTTCAGCTCTTTCTGCTAGATTTGATGTTTATTGTCTCTTTATGCAAGAAGTGTTCAAGTGTAATATAACTAAAATGCATTTGTGATGAAGCAACTATTAACTGTAATACCACATTCAACCCTGCTATTTTCTTCTTATAAAGAGTTGCACTCAAAGGTGCATATACAAAATACAGTTCTCTTAGTATGTAATTTATAGTAGCAGTAAGTGGTTTTATCTGAGTGTGGCAGAAGGCACAATTTAGCCAGTTAATGAATGGGTAGTCAAATATGGAAAGAGATGTTCTTTCAGTTTTCCAGTTATCTTATAATTCCCTTTTATATAAACAATGTAAAAATTCTGCTTGTGTACGTGTTCCTTTAATCCTTTTTTCCTTATTATATCTGTAGCTGGAATTGTATAATTTAGATCTATTTCTATAGACTTAGTTTGTATAAATGAGAAAGTAAATATATTACTGAAGAATGACTGCATCTCTGATAAATGTTTCTATCACTTTCCACTGCAGTCCTAGTAAATTATCCCTTCTTTTTAATGAACAGTTGTTGCAGATGAGAatatttcttttggttttgattaTTCCAGTGCATTCTTTCTTAAAGCTTTCTCTGAAGGTTCCAGTCCATTGGTTCAAGTTTCTGCTGATTTATTAGATGAGCCTTTGTCAAAAGATGCTGGCACTAGAGAACCTGTTTGCCAAAGTGCATCAAGCCAAACTTCAGAAGTGACTGCGTCACCATGTTCTGTGTTCTGTTACGGTCTAGAAGGCAACCAAATCTCACAGGACTTTATGAATCCATATGAAAAATCTGAGGACCTTGCAGAATACACATCTGGAGGGCGTAATAATTTGAATGCTAAAAATGGAATTGCTTTTGTAAACATTGACTCCTATGAGCCAGATAGCAGTGATGGAGAGGAAGAGGATGCTCAATACAAATATTCTTGGATAAGAGAAGCAGCAGGTCTAATTCAGGGAAGACTAGATAACATACTTTGCCAGTGTGAAAAAGAGGTGGAGTCTCTTAGTGACTTACAGTCCCGACTGTCTGCTTTCGACCACAGCATTTATAGAGAAAATTGTGAAGAAGCAGGACCAATGCCTTTGGCATGTCCAAACAATAGGACACTTAAATCTGCTGAAGATAAAGCTATACCAAAAATTAGCCTGAGTGGTGACAGGTATGAAACACAGCGGATAAAACATACAGTGGATGTTGGAATTGGAAGCCCCATACCAGTTGCTGATGTATTAAACATCAGTGATGGAGAGACTGACCAAGAAAATTCACCTGAGCTAGTAGTGAGACCtaaaattagaaaacaaaatactgcaaaacagctggagagagaaaatcaTCTCCCTAGTGATGATGAAGAGGAAAGTGATTCCTGGAGGAGAATTGGAATTGCTGATGTCCAGCAATGCCATCCTGAGTGTCCCTTGAGAGATGGCAAGGAAGAGATGAGTTCTGGTTTATTCTTTCTCTCAAGAATGCATAGTGatcaaaagaacagagaaacagACTTAAGAAGACAGGCAGTAGCTCAAGAACAAAACAATGTTCTAAGTGACAGTGCTTTTTGGAATGAGTTTGAAGACCGCAACAGACATTACTTAATGTCCCACAAAGATGAAGACaggtaaaatttcatttttatatctGTTTTAGTGTTGAATCTTTTGTGTAAATAATGTGCAAAACTGAACATTATGTTAGCCAATGAGACATAAAAACTTGAAGCATTTCAGAATATGATCAGATAACAAGATGCCAACTTTTCCTTTCAGTTCTCCTTCACTCCCTTGGTAATGTAAAAAGCCTTTCCTTATGTCTGCAGTCAGAGCATCTTATCACTGAGGGatattatttgtttatttttatttcatttttactgaGCAGATGGAGGGCAAAGACTGAAAGCCTTGTTGAGCTTTGAAAGTTTCCTTCTAGGGTTATTCTTCAGGATTTGGTTTTTTGCTACCAAATCTCAGTTTTTTGTATGGCAGCCTATTTA belongs to Aphelocoma coerulescens isolate FSJ_1873_10779 chromosome Z unlocalized genomic scaffold, UR_Acoe_1.0 ChrZ_unloc_scaf_1, whole genome shotgun sequence and includes:
- the PJA2 gene encoding E3 ubiquitin-protein ligase Praja-2 isoform X2 gives rise to the protein MGQGLGKTAWPKPAGAYQTVTGGRYGRRHSYVGFRPFLNNHDRDGHQQNEDCKQLEMEDVQKENTLSFSEGSSPLVQVSADLLDEPLSKDAGTREPVCQSASSQTSEVTASPCSVFCYGLEGNQISQDFMNPYEKSEDLAEYTSGGRNNLNAKNGIAFVNIDSYEPDSSDGEEEDAQYKYSWIREAAGLIQGRLDNILCQCEKEVESLSDLQSRLSAFDHSIYRENCEEAGPMPLACPNNRTLKSAEDKAIPKISLSGDRYETQRIKHTVDVGIGSPIPVADVLNISDGETDQENSPELVVRPKIRKQNTAKQLERENHLPSDDEEESDSWRRIGIADVQQCHPECPLRDGKEEMSSGLFFLSRMHSDQKNRETDLRRQAVAQEQNNVLSDSAFWNEFEDRNRHYLMSHKDEDREQAFLEEGEIPWLRFRDDIESSSDEENDPISEFVHLGFFLLDGNNNLEDDSSVSEDLDVEWRLLDEFGDGLGLPQAISYMETQLLTFMALEGRLEAVETSLAQLESLTFDVEQTYPPATKETIDCLPQSIITADYNGQEQCCTICCSEYVEGEIITELPCHHLFHKPCVILWLQRSGTCPVCRHVLAPVHPEAAD
- the PJA2 gene encoding E3 ubiquitin-protein ligase Praja-2 isoform X1; translation: MGQGLGKTAWPKPAGAYQTVTGGRYGRRHSYVGFRPFLNNHDRDGHQQNEDCKQLEMEDVQKENTLSFSEGSSPLVQVSADLLDEPLSKDAGTREPVCQSASSQTSEVTASPCSVFCYGLEGNQISQDFMNPYEKSEDLAEYTSGGRNNLNAKNGIAFVNIDSYEPDSSDGEEEDAQYKYSWIREAAGLIQGRLDNILCQCEKEVESLSDLQSRLSAFDHSIYRENCEEAGPMPLACPNNRTLKSAEDKAIPKISLSGDRYETQRIKHTVDVGIGSPIPVADVLNISDGETDQENSPELVVRPKIRKQNTAKQLERENHLPSDDEEESDSWRRIGIADVQQCHPECPLRDGKEEMSSGLFFLSRMHSDQKNRETDLRRQAVAQEQNNVLSDSAFWNEFEDRNRHYLMSHKDEDSSECSDGEWSASAPSYFTAMEKEQSSSDESWETVPCREEHDPEVQRSSSGVKEENIDFCFQEGEQAFLEEGEIPWLRFRDDIESSSDEENDPISEFVHLGFFLLDGNNNLEDDSSVSEDLDVEWRLLDEFGDGLGLPQAISYMETQLLTFMALEGRLEAVETSLAQLESLTFDVEQTYPPATKETIDCLPQSIITADYNGQEQCCTICCSEYVEGEIITELPCHHLFHKPCVILWLQRSGTCPVCRHVLAPVHPEAAD